One window of the Zea mays cultivar B73 chromosome 3, Zm-B73-REFERENCE-NAM-5.0, whole genome shotgun sequence genome contains the following:
- the LOC103650443 gene encoding DNA polymerase epsilon catalytic subunit B isoform X2, translated as MSTNHVYVFKKRHPNKFAYVAEVRSMAENQNRPASGMFVRMLSRAGAKGCVGEDIDDLQYTPKPEFEGYFRVKNVQTELDLLKAWFSHMQEVKPGIYVTYNDDFFDWPFLEKRAAHHGIKMNEEIGFQCDNNQGECRAKFSCHLDCFAWVKRDSYLPQGSQGLKAVTKAKLRYDPLEVNPEDMVRFAMEQPQTMASYSVSDDVATYYLYMTYVHPFIFSLATIIPMLPDEVLWKGSGTLCEILLMVQAFKAGGT; from the exons ATGAGCACTAACCATGTCTATGTTTTTAAGAAGAGGCATCCTAATAAATTTGCATATGTGGCTGAAGTCCGTTCCATGGCTGAGAACCAGAACAGACCAGCCAGCGGCATGTTTGTACGGATGCTTTCACGAGCAGGAGCAAAAGGG TGCGTTGGAGAAGACATTGATGATTTGCAGTACACACCTAAACCCGAATTTGAGGGGTATTTTAGAGTTAAGAATGTTCAAACTGAG TTGGATCTACTTAAAGCATGGTTTTCTCACATGCAAGaggttaag cctGGCATTTATGTTACATACAACGATGACTTTTTTGACTGGCCATTTTTAGAGAAGAGGGCTGCACACCATGGAATAAAAATGAATGAG GAGATTGGTTTCCAATGTGACAATAACCAGGGCGAGTGTCGGGCTAAATTTTCTTGCCATCTTGACTGTTTTGCTTGGGTGAAGCGAGACAGTTACCTTCCACAAGGAAGCCAAGGTCTAAAG GCTGTTACAAAAGCCAAGCTACGTTACGATCCTCTGGAGGTTAATCCAGAAGATATGGTTCGCTTTGCAATGGAGCAGCCACAG ACAATGGCTTCGTATTCTGTATCAGACGATGTTGCAACATACTATCTATACATGACTTATGTCCATCCTTTCATCTTTTCTCTTGCAACCATAATACCTATGTTACCTGATGAGGTACTGTGGAAAGGAAGTGGGACACTTTGTGAAATTCTGCTAATGGTTCAG GCATTCAAGGCTGGAGGCACATAA
- the LOC103650443 gene encoding DNA polymerase epsilon catalytic subunit B isoform X4 yields the protein MSTNHVYVFKKRHPNKFAYVAEVRSMAENQNRPASGMFVRMLSRAGAKGCVGEDIDDLQYTPKPEFEGYFRVKNVQTELDLLKAWFSHMQEVKPGIYVTYNDDFFDWPFLEKRAAHHGIKMNEEIGFQCDNNQGECRAKFSCHLDCFAWVKRDSYLPQGSQGLKHTCRLLQKPSYVTILWRLIQKIWFALQWSSHRQWLRILYQTMLQHTIYT from the exons ATGAGCACTAACCATGTCTATGTTTTTAAGAAGAGGCATCCTAATAAATTTGCATATGTGGCTGAAGTCCGTTCCATGGCTGAGAACCAGAACAGACCAGCCAGCGGCATGTTTGTACGGATGCTTTCACGAGCAGGAGCAAAAGGG TGCGTTGGAGAAGACATTGATGATTTGCAGTACACACCTAAACCCGAATTTGAGGGGTATTTTAGAGTTAAGAATGTTCAAACTGAG TTGGATCTACTTAAAGCATGGTTTTCTCACATGCAAGaggttaag cctGGCATTTATGTTACATACAACGATGACTTTTTTGACTGGCCATTTTTAGAGAAGAGGGCTGCACACCATGGAATAAAAATGAATGAG GAGATTGGTTTCCAATGTGACAATAACCAGGGCGAGTGTCGGGCTAAATTTTCTTGCCATCTTGACTGTTTTGCTTGGGTGAAGCGAGACAGTTACCTTCCACAAGGAAGCCAAGGTCTAAAG CACACTTGCAGGCTGTTACAAAAGCCAAGCTACGTTACGATCCTCTGGAGGTTAATCCAGAAGATATGGTTCGCTTTGCAATGGAGCAGCCACAG ACAATGGCTTCGTATTCTGTATCAGACGATGTTGCAACATACTATCTATACATGA
- the LOC103650443 gene encoding DNA polymerase epsilon catalytic subunit B isoform X1, with amino-acid sequence MSMFLRRGILINLHMWLKSVPWLRTRTDQPAACLYGCFHEQEQKGDHLVNISVLLYLIFVELTCVGEDIDDLQYTPKPEFEGYFRVKNVQTELDLLKAWFSHMQEVKPGIYVTYNDDFFDWPFLEKRAAHHGIKMNEEIGFQCDNNQGECRAKFSCHLDCFAWVKRDSYLPQGSQGLKAVTKAKLRYDPLEVNPEDMVRFAMEQPQTMASYSVSDDVATYYLYMTYVHPFIFSLATIIPMLPDEVLWKGSGTLCEILLMVQAFKAGGT; translated from the exons ATGTCTATGTTTTTAAGAAGAGGCATCCTAATAAATTTGCATATGTGGCTGAAGTCCGTTCCATGGCTGAGAACCAGAACAGACCAGCCAGCGGCATGTTTGTACGGATGCTTTCACGAGCAGGAGCAAAAGGG GGATCATCTGGTCAATATATCCGTGCTACTCTACCTTATATTcgtcgaacttacc TGCGTTGGAGAAGACATTGATGATTTGCAGTACACACCTAAACCCGAATTTGAGGGGTATTTTAGAGTTAAGAATGTTCAAACTGAG TTGGATCTACTTAAAGCATGGTTTTCTCACATGCAAGaggttaag cctGGCATTTATGTTACATACAACGATGACTTTTTTGACTGGCCATTTTTAGAGAAGAGGGCTGCACACCATGGAATAAAAATGAATGAG GAGATTGGTTTCCAATGTGACAATAACCAGGGCGAGTGTCGGGCTAAATTTTCTTGCCATCTTGACTGTTTTGCTTGGGTGAAGCGAGACAGTTACCTTCCACAAGGAAGCCAAGGTCTAAAG GCTGTTACAAAAGCCAAGCTACGTTACGATCCTCTGGAGGTTAATCCAGAAGATATGGTTCGCTTTGCAATGGAGCAGCCACAG ACAATGGCTTCGTATTCTGTATCAGACGATGTTGCAACATACTATCTATACATGACTTATGTCCATCCTTTCATCTTTTCTCTTGCAACCATAATACCTATGTTACCTGATGAGGTACTGTGGAAAGGAAGTGGGACACTTTGTGAAATTCTGCTAATGGTTCAG GCATTCAAGGCTGGAGGCACATAA
- the LOC103650443 gene encoding DNA polymerase epsilon catalytic subunit A isoform X3, whose amino-acid sequence MSMFLRRGILINLHMWLKSVPWLRTRTDQPAACLYGCFHEQEQKGDHLVNISVLLYLIFVELTCVGEDIDDLQYTPKPEFEGYFRVKNVQTEEIGFQCDNNQGECRAKFSCHLDCFAWVKRDSYLPQGSQGLKAVTKAKLRYDPLEVNPEDMVRFAMEQPQTMASYSVSDDVATYYLYMTYVHPFIFSLATIIPMLPDEVLWKGSGTLCEILLMVQAFKAGGT is encoded by the exons ATGTCTATGTTTTTAAGAAGAGGCATCCTAATAAATTTGCATATGTGGCTGAAGTCCGTTCCATGGCTGAGAACCAGAACAGACCAGCCAGCGGCATGTTTGTACGGATGCTTTCACGAGCAGGAGCAAAAGGG GGATCATCTGGTCAATATATCCGTGCTACTCTACCTTATATTcgtcgaacttacc TGCGTTGGAGAAGACATTGATGATTTGCAGTACACACCTAAACCCGAATTTGAGGGGTATTTTAGAGTTAAGAATGTTCAAACTGAG GAGATTGGTTTCCAATGTGACAATAACCAGGGCGAGTGTCGGGCTAAATTTTCTTGCCATCTTGACTGTTTTGCTTGGGTGAAGCGAGACAGTTACCTTCCACAAGGAAGCCAAGGTCTAAAG GCTGTTACAAAAGCCAAGCTACGTTACGATCCTCTGGAGGTTAATCCAGAAGATATGGTTCGCTTTGCAATGGAGCAGCCACAG ACAATGGCTTCGTATTCTGTATCAGACGATGTTGCAACATACTATCTATACATGACTTATGTCCATCCTTTCATCTTTTCTCTTGCAACCATAATACCTATGTTACCTGATGAGGTACTGTGGAAAGGAAGTGGGACACTTTGTGAAATTCTGCTAATGGTTCAG GCATTCAAGGCTGGAGGCACATAA